The following DNA comes from Amphiura filiformis unplaced genomic scaffold, Afil_fr2py scaffold_109, whole genome shotgun sequence.
AAAGATTTAACTTTGCAAAGGTTTAATTCAGATACATGAGCCATAGAGTACACTGATGAAATCTCCTTACAACTGTTATTGTATCTACAGTATACAATACTGAATTTAACTTTCCAACACTCAGCACAAAACTACAATGTTGCGTTAGTGCAAAATAGGAAGTGTTAATGATCTATCAAGTACTATGGACGATAAAACCTGATCACATCATCAATCGGTGCACGACAAATTGGACACGGGTCCCCTCTCATTTTCAGTTTTTGTCCACATCCTACACAGCAACATACATGCCCACATTTGTAAAACACAGCATTTGCTGCTGCCTCAAAGCAAACTGAACACTCATTGGTATCATTATCTTTGGATGCTTGTCCCGAAGAGCGTAAAGATGGAGGGCGTTCTGGTTTGCTTCTAGCAGATTTTAAACTTGTACCAGATGCCTTTGTTACTGATTCTTCCTGGATTTCTGGACTGGCAAGTCCTGCTCTGGTGTCACAAGAGGTTGTCGCTGATCTGCTTCGTGACATCGATCCTGATAATGATGACTCATGGAAACTGGAAGATCTGGGTTTATGTTGCCTTGTACCTAAAAATATGAAAGAGTAACAAATGATTAACATTTAACTGTTTTAGGGTGAcagaataatatttaaacataagaGGTACAAAATGTATGTTGGTCAAAGGCAATGTTTCAAAACAAAGGTTTGTGGGTTCTTGAAGCCTGTGCAACAATTATTACATTCAACAATTTGAGGTGctgcacatacatgtatgtatgtacaggAAGAAGGAAGAGGAACTAAACAATATTGTCATAAACAAACCTATAATATTGTTACAGAGGTATAAGTGTGTTCCCAgatggggaagtcctcttttaATATACAAACCGCAAGATTGTGGGTTCGGGGCCTGGCAGGACTGGAAGATACTCCTGTGAGAGCTGCTCACTGAGTGGGTTGTGACAATATATTATGCAAGTCCCGGTTCAAATTAACAAATCATTTTCAACTGAGACACAATTTagctataaagaaaaagaaaattccaATAGAATAATAATACACATATGACTCTAGAGGTTGTCcactagccgtttccaagaaatcaTCACAGCTACAAATATCCATCTGGATACGCAAAGGGTACACAAAGTGCTCCTTGCGTTAGTTTTTACCACTACGTAAGATACAACACTAgctatttgcaaaaatgtttatgtAGAAATAGTACTAACCTAGAATTTTAATAGTTTGTGTTGTCCCATAGATATCAAAGAACATCCACAGAGGAGTTGATGTATCCACATGCATCAGGACATTTTTGCTAGATCCATGCCTTGACAATTTATGTAGCTTGCCATCTGTGTCTACCACAAAACCCAGAATGTCTCCAGCACCTGGCTCTTCAAAGTCTCTCGTCATCACCCAATACTCAGGTCTGTCCAACAAATCCTCAGCATCATCAGGTAAAATAGTTTCTTCAAGTGAGGTAGGATTGCACGTGGTTACTCCAACACCCATGTGGCTCACATAGGCATGGTTAAGTTTCACTACTTTTACATAAATCTCTTCATTCACACGTAGACAACGACTGATGAAAACGCCTCCTCCATACACTGCTTCTGGTTTTCGTTCGGCTATAGTCCTTGTTTCGTTGAGTTCTACATTTTTCCCATGTATTTCATGGAATGGTACTGCTTCGAGTTGTGGGAACACAAGTTGGGATGAATGTGCAGCATTTTCACTGGTTTCCTGTGTCGGCTTCGTGCAGCTTGAAGTTCGGCCATTAACCTGAGGTTATCATTGCATCGAAAGTGGAGTGACCCTCTTGGGCTTACTGCTTTAGAAGTTTGATAGTTATCtgttcaaaaataaaaacaaagcaataacacatattatttttaatattacattatattatattcaaTGTTCATATATAATCACTCAAATCTATCTCTATTTACAATTAGGTGAAATCAGATGCCATTCAAACTGTGTGACTACCAACAGTGTTCGTCCCTATCATACTgttggtgtgggtgtgtgtatgtgtgggaGATTTTCATGCAAGTGATGCAACCAAGGCGAGTAAGCCTTCCCTGCATGCTGATAAGTCGAGTACTGCGTACATGTATGCCTAAAATCAACAATAAAAAGTTACGAAGACATATGCCTTCCACACTGTTGTTCATACTACTTAAAATTTTTCATGTACTTTTTTTTCGTTACTCTTTGAAATATAGtagaaataaaataacaaatttccTACCAAATGTGATCCTGTAAGCATCCTTCAACAATAGGGTGGGGAAAGAAATTGCAACTTGTTTTGACTGAATCTAAAAATCAATTTCCCTATAGCTCATTTTCAGAACTGACTTTCAGCCTGGTGAATATTTTATAAGCAATAAAACACTGAAATTGCTTTGATGAAGCCTGAAGGGGATATTTTACATTTGATGGTGAAATTAAATACAGTGCCTgataaactacaaaagtttgtcCTTGATTCAACAAAAGATTCAAGTTTTATTTTGTTGTAtcaattcatgtttcttttttccTACATAGTGTTATAGTCATATCATCATGCTTTCATGATCAGGAAACATAcctctaattttaacaccagtagTATTGCCATAGACATCTATGAGACCCCACAGAGGTTTGGAGGTATCCACCCCAGAGAAAAACACTGTGAATGGTGTCTGATTAATACTGTAGTAAACCTCCCCTTCTTCATTCACAAAGAAATTCAACACATTTGCGTGTTTGGCGTAACTCTCCGTAATGCTTTTGCCCAATTGCCAGGTTTGACAGTTAAGTCTGGGCATGCATATTTAGGTAGATTGCTTGTTTCTAGAACAGTTGGGTTTGTATTTGTGAATCCAAATCGTAGAACTCCGCTCCATCCTTGCGTGTACTGAATCAACTCTACGTGAAATACTTCTCCGATTCGCATAGGTCGACTGGTGAAAACAATTGCATTGCAAAAGCTACTGACCCGTGTGGCAGTCTTACGAtcagatgtcaaagaaatgttcTTTCCGTGAACAATATGGAATTGGAAGTCGCGTTGATTTCTGTGGCTGTGCCGTGCAGAGCTAGAACTGGAATCGGCATGGGCACCTGCAGGCGGCCAACTGAGACGTGATCCAGCAGCAgtttttgatgatgatgacgatgacgaacGGCTGTTGAAAGCATTCGTGCTTGTTCCTGTGCTACTTGTTCTAGAACTTGCATGGCTACTGgaagctgatgttggtactgataTTGAACCTGCAATTCCAATTGAAAAACACAAACACATATAATAGCAATTTTTTGATCAGATTACAAAATTATACAACACTTTTTTCACAATAAACACAAACCTTTTTGTCTGACTTTCACAAAAACAAGTCCC
Coding sequences within:
- the LOC140144994 gene encoding LOW QUALITY PROTEIN: E3 ubiquitin-protein ligase NEURL1B-like (The sequence of the model RefSeq protein was modified relative to this genomic sequence to represent the inferred CDS: inserted 1 base in 1 codon; deleted 2 bases in 1 codon), which codes for MGQNASSRIESGGGSSSSNTTNTPRAGSISVPTSASSSHASSRTSSTGTSTNAFNSRSSSSSSSKTAAGSRLSWPPAGAHADSSSSSARHSHRNQRDFQFHIVHGKNISLTSDRKTATRVSSFCNAIVFTSRPMRIGEVFHVELIQYTQGWSGVLRFGFTNTNPTVLETSNLPKYACPDLTVKPGNWAKALXESYAKHANVLNFFVNEEGEVYYSINQTPFTVFFSGVDTSKPLWGLIDVYGNTTGVKIRDNYQTSKAVSPRGSLHFRCNDNLRLMAELQAARSRHRKPENAAHSSQLVFPQLEAVPFHEIHGKNVELNETRTIAERKPEAVYGGGVFISRCLRVNEEIYVKVVKLNHAYVSHMGVGVTTCNPTSLEETILPDDAEDLLDRPEYWVMTRDFEEPGAGDILGFVVDTDGKLHKLSRHGSSKNVLMHVDTSTPLWMFFDIYGTTQTIKILGTRQHKPRSSSFHESSLSGSMSRSRSATTSCDTRAGLASPEIQEESVTKASGTSLKSARSKPERPPSLRSSGQASKDNDTNECSVCFEAAANAVFYKCGHVCCCVGCGQKLKMRGDPCPICRAPIDDVIRFYRP